In a single window of the Bacillus mycoides genome:
- a CDS encoding flavin reductase family protein — protein MLSINPNEQIEKDNYKLLTGSIIPRPVAFVTSVTKDGVLNGAPYSYFNIVAANPPLISVSVQRKEGKQKDTSRNAIEKGEFVVHISDESYVEAINETAANLPPNESEIELAKLTPIDSDVISVPGVKEANIRMECILERAIPLGGTEDSPACDLLIGRVVRFHVAEHLYENGRIHAEELKPISRLAGHNYAKLGEQFELVRPI, from the coding sequence ATGTTATCCATTAATCCAAACGAACAAATTGAAAAAGATAATTACAAATTACTAACAGGAAGTATCATTCCACGTCCTGTTGCATTCGTTACTTCTGTAACTAAAGATGGCGTATTGAACGGTGCGCCATATAGTTATTTCAATATCGTCGCTGCCAATCCACCACTTATTTCAGTTTCAGTACAACGCAAAGAAGGAAAACAGAAAGACACTTCCAGAAACGCAATAGAAAAAGGGGAATTTGTCGTACATATTTCTGATGAATCTTACGTAGAAGCGATCAATGAAACAGCAGCGAACCTACCTCCTAATGAAAGTGAAATCGAATTAGCAAAACTAACACCGATTGACAGTGATGTCATTTCAGTACCAGGGGTTAAAGAAGCAAACATTCGAATGGAGTGCATATTAGAACGCGCTATCCCACTCGGCGGAACCGAAGACTCGCCAGCTTGTGACCTACTAATCGGCCGCGTCGTTCGCTTTCACGTCGCTGAACACTTATACGAAAACGGCCGAATTCACGCCGAAGAACTAAAACCAATAAGCCGCCTAGCAGGACACAACTACGCAAAACTAGGAGAACAATTTGAATTAGTGAGGCCCATTTAA
- a CDS encoding TIGR01440 family protein, producing the protein MTEIVKVREQLQMSLSDFQEQATLQRGQIFVVGCSTSEVLGERIGTSGTMEVAEAIFSELKQFQERTGIELAFQCCEHLNRALVVERDVAMKYQFEIVTVTPVRSAGGALATYAYHNFKDPVVIEFIKADAGMDIGDTFIGMHLKHVAVPVRTSVKEIGSAHVTMAKTRGKLIGGARAVYAANEEAIPCR; encoded by the coding sequence ATGACAGAAATCGTAAAGGTAAGAGAACAGCTACAAATGTCGCTTTCTGATTTCCAAGAACAAGCCACGCTGCAAAGAGGCCAAATTTTTGTAGTGGGGTGTAGCACGAGCGAAGTGCTAGGTGAAAGAATTGGAACATCAGGAACGATGGAAGTGGCAGAGGCGATTTTTTCTGAATTAAAACAATTTCAAGAGAGAACAGGTATTGAATTGGCGTTTCAATGTTGTGAGCATTTAAATCGTGCTTTAGTAGTTGAGAGAGATGTAGCGATGAAATATCAATTTGAAATTGTAACAGTTACGCCTGTTAGATCAGCAGGTGGTGCATTAGCGACGTATGCGTATCACAATTTTAAAGATCCGGTAGTAATTGAGTTTATTAAAGCAGATGCAGGAATGGATATCGGCGATACATTTATAGGTATGCATTTAAAGCATGTAGCTGTACCGGTTCGTACAAGTGTGAAGGAAATAGGAAGTGCGCATGTAACGATGGCGAAAACACGTGGGAAACTAATAGGTGGAGCACGTGCCGTTTATGCGGCAAATGAAGAAGCTATTCCTTGCCGTTAA
- a CDS encoding ATP synthase subunit I has protein sequence MIDVHGLVQRQKKYMYYLLALLVLGWGITSYKDVFLGLIIGTIFSFLSLRIIARRTDKLLDRVTNGENVKFKATAVSTYSRFATIGLLILFAAKYQELIAMWGLGVGLLTGYLVMIIDFLYLEYTSREER, from the coding sequence ATGATAGACGTACATGGACTTGTCCAACGACAAAAGAAATATATGTACTACTTGCTTGCGCTTCTAGTGCTAGGATGGGGAATTACCTCTTACAAGGATGTATTTCTTGGGCTGATTATCGGAACGATTTTCAGTTTTCTTAGTTTGCGCATCATTGCACGTAGAACAGACAAGCTATTAGATCGCGTAACAAATGGAGAAAACGTGAAGTTTAAGGCGACAGCGGTAAGTACATATTCAAGATTCGCCACGATTGGGTTACTAATTTTATTTGCAGCCAAATATCAAGAGTTAATTGCGATGTGGGGCTTAGGTGTAGGATTGCTGACAGGATACCTTGTCATGATCATAGATTTTCTTTATTTAGAGTATACGAGCAGGGAAGAGAGGTGA
- a CDS encoding AtpZ/AtpI family protein — protein sequence MQKNDRSHIKAYALMSGILAQLVGSILIGIFGGQWIDNKVGTFPLFLIIGLLLGLGTGVYAMIRLIQHYYSGEQ from the coding sequence TTGCAAAAAAACGATCGCAGCCATATAAAAGCGTATGCTTTAATGTCAGGAATACTTGCTCAGTTAGTTGGTTCTATTCTTATCGGAATCTTTGGTGGGCAATGGATTGATAATAAGGTTGGAACGTTTCCGTTGTTTCTTATTATAGGGTTATTACTCGGGTTAGGAACAGGGGTATACGCAATGATTCGACTCATTCAACATTACTATTCGGGAGAGCAATGA
- the spoIIR gene encoding stage II sporulation protein R, with the protein MKKQVIAYFLLLLIGAQLLVQFGYMKADAKGPTVIPKEAVRLRILANSDSDKDQALKRKVRDEVKAQIDGWVAELTSFEEARKVIQNHIPEIEKTVANTLKREGSKEAFQVKFGKNVKFPTKVYGNFIYPAGEYEAVLITIGKGEGANWWCVLFPPMCFLDFSSGTAVRKEEHVVKAESPEEEQVRQSDEEVVDVPEKKEDKVKEKKVVKPEKAEKVTAQEKKVVKHETQVEEQPVKKVETKTVEKVEKVEKVEKPVEQKQEKQNEYVTVEEEEKPEVKLFIVEAFTSLFSK; encoded by the coding sequence ATGAAAAAACAAGTTATTGCTTACTTTCTTTTATTATTAATTGGTGCACAGTTACTTGTGCAGTTTGGATATATGAAAGCTGATGCAAAAGGGCCTACTGTTATTCCGAAAGAGGCCGTTCGATTACGTATTTTAGCTAATAGTGATTCCGATAAAGATCAGGCATTAAAACGTAAAGTACGTGATGAAGTGAAAGCGCAAATTGATGGATGGGTAGCGGAGTTAACGTCATTTGAAGAAGCTCGAAAAGTAATTCAAAATCATATTCCTGAAATTGAAAAGACAGTGGCGAATACGCTGAAAAGAGAAGGAAGTAAAGAGGCGTTTCAAGTGAAATTCGGTAAGAATGTGAAGTTTCCTACAAAGGTATATGGGAATTTTATTTATCCGGCAGGAGAATATGAAGCGGTACTTATTACAATTGGAAAAGGTGAAGGTGCAAACTGGTGGTGTGTATTATTTCCACCGATGTGTTTCTTAGATTTTTCAAGTGGTACAGCTGTAAGGAAAGAAGAACATGTTGTGAAAGCTGAATCTCCTGAAGAGGAGCAGGTGAGACAATCAGATGAAGAAGTGGTGGATGTACCGGAGAAGAAAGAGGATAAGGTGAAAGAAAAGAAAGTAGTAAAGCCGGAAAAAGCTGAAAAAGTAACAGCACAGGAAAAGAAAGTAGTAAAACACGAAACACAAGTAGAAGAACAGCCTGTAAAAAAAGTAGAAACAAAAACTGTGGAGAAAGTGGAGAAAGTGGAGAAAGTGGAGAAACCTGTGGAGCAAAAACAAGAAAAGCAAAATGAATATGTAACAGTAGAAGAGGAAGAGAAACCAGAGGTTAAATTATTTATCGTCGAAGCTTTTACATCTTTATTCTCTAAATAG
- a CDS encoding DUF3935 domain-containing protein: MTRLKQVFGIIISFFVFWFSMLGVQMFAEFLDIESLKFVAGKSEAARTFYSPYPFLIVFLITLLSLYFFVIKLGRSKKEKFPALEEKNEELR; this comes from the coding sequence ATGACGAGATTGAAGCAAGTTTTTGGTATTATTATTAGTTTTTTTGTTTTTTGGTTCAGTATGCTCGGTGTACAAATGTTTGCTGAGTTTTTAGATATTGAGTCATTGAAGTTTGTTGCAGGAAAATCGGAGGCGGCGCGTACTTTTTATTCTCCGTACCCGTTTTTAATTGTTTTCCTTATTACGTTACTTTCCTTATATTTCTTTGTAATAAAGCTTGGTAGATCTAAAAAAGAGAAATTCCCGGCATTAGAGGAGAAGAACGAAGAATTACGATAA
- a CDS encoding DoxX family protein, whose product MMDIGLLIIRLIIGITFMGHGAQKLFGWFGGYGLKGTGGWMESIGLRPGVFMAFMAGATELLGGFLFAAGIFTVVGSLFIVGTMLVAIFTVHGKNGYWVTQNGFEYNLMLIAVAIGVALIGPGAYVLL is encoded by the coding sequence ATGATGGATATCGGTCTTCTTATTATTCGTCTTATTATAGGAATTACATTCATGGGTCATGGTGCTCAAAAATTATTTGGTTGGTTCGGCGGTTACGGCTTAAAGGGAACTGGCGGCTGGATGGAGTCAATCGGCTTACGTCCTGGTGTATTTATGGCATTTATGGCTGGCGCAACTGAACTATTAGGTGGTTTCTTATTCGCAGCAGGTATTTTCACTGTAGTTGGTTCATTATTTATCGTAGGAACAATGTTAGTAGCAATTTTCACAGTTCACGGAAAAAATGGTTACTGGGTAACACAAAACGGATTCGAATATAATTTAATGTTAATCGCTGTCGCTATCGGTGTAGCTTTAATTGGACCTGGCGCTTACGTTTTACTTTAA
- a CDS encoding L-threonylcarbamoyladenylate synthase, whose amino-acid sequence MHTNMWVVDNVVERKKYYPQLKEAARLLRENEAVAFPTETVYGLGANAMDDEAIAKIFEAKGRPSDNPLIVHIGTKSQLDGIVREIPPVAEKLMEHFWPGPLTIILPRKKGISERVTAGLNTVGVRMPDHPVALALIEEANVPVAAPSANRSGRPSPTLASHVYEDLNGKIAGIVDGGATGVGVESTVIDCTSEVPTILRPGGITKEQLEAVIGNVSLDPALKDEKEKPKSPGMKYTHYAPKAPLSIVEGSREFIQRIVDEKKKEGFKVGVLTTEEYQHVYSADVVLSCGVRSDLASVATKLYDVLRTFDASEVDVIFSESFPNEGIGNAIMNRLTKAAGHQIIIE is encoded by the coding sequence ATGCATACAAATATGTGGGTTGTGGATAATGTTGTGGAAAGAAAAAAATATTATCCACAATTAAAAGAAGCAGCAAGATTATTAAGAGAAAATGAAGCGGTAGCCTTCCCAACGGAAACGGTATATGGGTTAGGAGCAAACGCAATGGATGATGAAGCGATAGCGAAAATTTTTGAAGCGAAAGGGAGACCGAGCGATAATCCACTGATTGTTCACATAGGAACAAAATCTCAGTTAGATGGTATCGTAAGAGAAATTCCGCCGGTTGCAGAAAAGTTAATGGAGCATTTTTGGCCAGGACCATTAACAATCATTTTACCGAGAAAAAAAGGGATTTCAGAGAGAGTTACGGCAGGACTTAATACAGTCGGAGTGAGGATGCCGGATCATCCAGTAGCGCTCGCCCTTATTGAAGAGGCAAACGTGCCTGTTGCGGCACCGAGTGCGAATCGTTCAGGACGCCCAAGTCCAACGTTAGCTTCTCATGTGTATGAAGATTTAAATGGGAAAATTGCTGGTATTGTTGATGGCGGGGCAACAGGAGTAGGCGTTGAATCAACTGTAATTGATTGTACGAGCGAAGTTCCGACGATTTTACGTCCAGGTGGGATTACGAAGGAGCAATTAGAGGCCGTGATAGGAAATGTTTCTTTAGATCCAGCTTTAAAGGATGAGAAAGAAAAACCGAAATCACCTGGAATGAAATATACACATTATGCACCGAAAGCGCCACTTAGTATTGTTGAAGGGTCCCGTGAGTTTATTCAACGTATTGTGGATGAGAAAAAGAAAGAAGGATTTAAAGTAGGTGTATTAACGACAGAAGAGTATCAGCATGTGTATAGTGCAGATGTTGTATTGTCTTGTGGTGTGCGAAGTGATTTAGCCAGCGTTGCGACTAAGTTATATGATGTACTTAGAACGTTTGATGCAAGTGAAGTAGATGTTATTTTTAGTGAATCATTCCCGAATGAAGGCATAGGAAATGCAATTATGAATCGTTTAACAAAAGCTGCGGGGCATCAGATTATTATTGAATGA
- the atpE gene encoding F0F1 ATP synthase subunit C: MSLGVIAAAIAIGLSALGAGIGNGLIVSRTIEGVARQPELKGALQTIMFIGVALVEALPIIGVVIAFIVMNK, translated from the coding sequence ATGAGTTTAGGTGTAATCGCAGCTGCAATTGCAATTGGTTTATCAGCATTAGGTGCAGGTATTGGTAACGGTCTTATCGTATCACGTACAATCGAAGGTGTTGCTCGTCAACCAGAATTAAAAGGCGCACTTCAAACAATTATGTTCATCGGGGTTGCATTAGTTGAGGCACTTCCAATTATCGGTGTAGTTATTGCTTTCATCGTAATGAACAAATAA
- the upp gene encoding uracil phosphoribosyltransferase encodes MGKLYVFDHPLIQHKITYIRDKNTGTKDFRELVDEVASLMAFEITRDLPLEDIEIETPVSKATTKVIAGKKLGLIPILRAGLGMVDGILKLIPAAKVGHVGLYRDPETLQPVEYYVKLPTDVEERDFIVLDPMLATGGSAAEAINSLKKRGAKQIKLMCIVAAPEGVKVVQEEHPDVDIYVAALDEKLNDHGYVVPGLGDAGDRLFGTK; translated from the coding sequence ATGGGAAAACTGTATGTATTTGATCACCCGTTAATTCAACATAAGATTACATATATTCGCGATAAGAATACAGGTACGAAAGATTTTCGTGAATTAGTGGACGAAGTAGCAAGCTTAATGGCTTTCGAGATTACTCGTGACCTTCCACTTGAAGACATTGAAATTGAAACACCTGTAAGCAAAGCGACAACAAAAGTGATCGCTGGTAAAAAACTTGGTTTAATTCCGATTTTACGTGCAGGTTTAGGAATGGTTGATGGAATTCTGAAATTAATTCCAGCAGCAAAAGTAGGACACGTTGGTTTATACCGTGACCCTGAAACATTGCAACCGGTAGAATACTATGTGAAACTTCCAACGGATGTAGAAGAGCGTGATTTTATCGTACTAGATCCGATGCTAGCAACAGGTGGTTCTGCGGCTGAAGCAATTAATTCTCTGAAAAAGCGCGGTGCAAAGCAAATTAAATTAATGTGTATCGTAGCTGCTCCAGAAGGAGTAAAAGTAGTGCAGGAAGAGCATCCTGATGTTGATATTTATGTAGCAGCATTAGATGAGAAGTTAAATGACCATGGTTATGTAGTTCCAGGTCTTGGTGATGCTGGTGACCGTTTATTCGGAACGAAGTAA
- a CDS encoding manganese efflux pump MntP family protein, which produces MTLEQLIPLIIMAFALGMDAFSVSLGMGMVTLKLRQILYIGMTIGIFHIIMPFIGMVLGRFLSERYGDVANFAGAILLIGLGFYIVYSSILEGEETRTAPIGISLFVFAFGVSIDSFSVGLSLGIYGAETIITILLFGLISMLLAWMGLLLGSHAKNILGTYGEIVGGIILVGFGLYLLFPI; this is translated from the coding sequence ATGACACTTGAACAATTAATACCTTTAATAATTATGGCATTTGCCCTGGGGATGGATGCATTTTCAGTGAGCCTCGGTATGGGGATGGTAACATTAAAGTTAAGACAAATCCTTTATATAGGTATGACGATTGGGATATTTCATATTATTATGCCATTTATCGGAATGGTACTAGGGCGTTTTCTATCAGAGAGGTATGGGGATGTCGCAAACTTTGCAGGAGCTATTTTATTAATTGGGCTAGGGTTCTATATCGTATATTCGTCTATTTTAGAAGGGGAAGAGACTAGAACTGCTCCAATTGGAATTAGTTTATTTGTATTTGCATTTGGTGTCAGTATAGATAGTTTTTCAGTAGGTCTTAGTCTTGGAATTTACGGAGCAGAGACAATTATTACGATATTATTGTTCGGACTAATAAGTATGTTACTGGCTTGGATGGGTTTATTGCTTGGTAGCCATGCCAAAAATATACTTGGCACATACGGTGAAATAGTAGGTGGTATTATTCTTGTTGGGTTTGGATTATATCTCCTTTTTCCTATATAA
- the rpiB gene encoding ribose 5-phosphate isomerase B, whose product MKVVVASDHGGMNIRKELVSLLEELNIEYIDLGCECEAGSVDYPDFAFPAAEMVANGEVDRGILVCGTGIGMSIAANKVNGIRCALVHDTFSAKATREHNDTNMLAMGERVIGAGLARDIAKIWLTTDYEGGRHENRVGKIKTYETK is encoded by the coding sequence ATGAAAGTAGTAGTAGCATCTGATCACGGCGGTATGAATATCCGTAAAGAACTTGTAAGTTTATTAGAAGAGCTAAATATTGAATATATTGATTTAGGTTGTGAATGTGAAGCTGGTTCTGTTGATTACCCTGATTTTGCGTTTCCAGCAGCAGAAATGGTCGCGAATGGTGAAGTGGATCGTGGTATTTTAGTTTGCGGGACAGGCATTGGTATGTCAATCGCAGCAAACAAAGTAAATGGTATTCGTTGTGCATTAGTTCATGATACTTTCAGTGCGAAAGCGACGAGAGAGCATAATGACACTAACATGTTAGCGATGGGCGAGCGTGTAATTGGAGCTGGTCTAGCGCGTGATATCGCGAAAATTTGGCTAACAACTGACTATGAAGGTGGCCGTCACGAAAACCGCGTAGGAAAAATTAAAACGTACGAAACAAAGTAA
- the glyA gene encoding serine hydroxymethyltransferase, which produces MNHLKRQDEKVFAAIEAELGRQRSKIELIASENFVSEAVMEAQGSVLTNKYAEGYPGKRYYGGCEHVDVVEDIARDRAKEIFGAEHVNVQPHSGAQANMAVYFTILEQGDTVLGMNLSHGGHLTHGSPVNFSGVQYNFVEYGVDAESHRINYDDVLAKAKEHKPKLIVAGASAYPRVIDFKRFREIADEVGAYLMVDMAHIAGLVAAGLHPNPVPHAHFVTTTTHKTLRGPRGGMILCEEQFAKQIDKSIFPGIQGGPLMHVIAAKAVAFGETLQDEFKTYAQNIINNANRLAEGLQKEGLTLVSGGTDNHLILIDVRNLEITGKVAEHVLDEVGITVNKNTIPFETASPFVTSGVRIGTAAVTSRDFGLEEMDEIAAIIAHTLKNHENEAELEEARKRVEALTSKFPMYTNL; this is translated from the coding sequence GTGAATCATTTAAAACGTCAAGATGAAAAGGTATTTGCTGCAATTGAGGCAGAACTAGGAAGACAGCGTTCAAAGATCGAGTTAATTGCTTCGGAAAACTTCGTAAGTGAAGCAGTAATGGAGGCGCAAGGTTCTGTTCTAACGAATAAGTATGCTGAAGGATATCCTGGAAAACGTTACTATGGTGGTTGTGAACACGTAGACGTAGTAGAAGATATCGCACGTGATCGCGCGAAAGAAATTTTTGGCGCAGAGCATGTAAATGTTCAACCACATTCTGGTGCACAAGCGAACATGGCAGTATACTTCACGATTTTAGAGCAAGGCGATACAGTACTTGGCATGAATTTATCTCATGGTGGTCACTTAACACACGGAAGCCCTGTTAACTTCAGTGGAGTACAATATAATTTCGTAGAATATGGCGTGGATGCTGAATCTCACCGTATTAATTACGATGATGTATTAGCAAAAGCGAAAGAACATAAACCAAAATTAATCGTTGCAGGTGCAAGTGCATATCCTCGTGTTATCGATTTCAAACGATTCCGTGAGATTGCAGATGAAGTGGGTGCGTACTTAATGGTTGATATGGCACATATCGCCGGTTTAGTAGCAGCTGGTTTACATCCAAATCCAGTACCACATGCACATTTTGTTACAACAACAACACATAAAACATTACGTGGCCCACGTGGCGGTATGATTTTATGTGAAGAGCAATTTGCAAAACAAATTGATAAATCAATCTTCCCTGGTATTCAAGGTGGCCCGCTTATGCATGTAATTGCTGCAAAAGCTGTTGCATTTGGTGAGACACTACAAGATGAGTTTAAAACATATGCACAAAATATCATTAATAATGCGAATCGTTTAGCTGAAGGCCTTCAAAAGGAAGGACTTACACTTGTTTCTGGTGGAACAGACAATCATTTAATCTTAATTGATGTTCGTAACTTGGAAATTACAGGTAAAGTAGCAGAGCACGTATTAGATGAAGTTGGTATTACAGTGAATAAAAATACGATTCCATTTGAAACAGCAAGCCCATTTGTAACAAGCGGTGTACGTATCGGTACAGCGGCGGTAACATCACGTGATTTCGGTTTAGAAGAAATGGATGAGATTGCAGCAATTATTGCTCATACATTAAAAAATCATGAGAATGAAGCTGAACTAGAAGAAGCGCGCAAACGTGTAGAAGCGTTAACGAGCAAATTCCCAATGTATACAAATCTATAA
- a CDS encoding mechanosensitive ion channel protein — MKNVYFATKADVERLHSFFGQANKKDDKINELYAQFMILEEAGEIRAVIGYEQSGENALIRSCLFTPNVDKQTFLYFFEMFLQYMKEKDIRQLYLLTNHPQSVTIFQFFNFVIIEKEEVPEEIRQLEHFCKNIKELNAIILNCQLFTKLSTD; from the coding sequence ATGAAGAACGTGTATTTTGCTACGAAAGCAGATGTAGAAAGATTACATTCTTTTTTCGGACAAGCTAATAAAAAAGATGATAAAATAAATGAGTTGTACGCACAATTTATGATCTTGGAAGAGGCGGGAGAAATACGAGCGGTAATTGGATATGAACAAAGTGGAGAAAATGCACTTATCCGTTCTTGTTTATTCACACCTAATGTGGATAAACAGACTTTCTTATATTTTTTCGAGATGTTTTTGCAGTATATGAAAGAAAAAGATATTCGACAATTGTACTTACTCACAAATCATCCACAATCTGTGACCATCTTTCAGTTTTTTAACTTTGTCATTATAGAGAAAGAGGAAGTGCCAGAGGAAATTCGACAGTTAGAACACTTTTGTAAAAATATAAAAGAGCTAAATGCAATAATACTAAATTGTCAGCTATTCACAAAGTTATCCACGGATTAA
- a CDS encoding PTS sugar transporter subunit IIA yields the protein MFKKLFGFGSKTNEETIVAPLTGAVKNIEEVPDPVFAGRMMGDGVAIDPTEGVVVSPVDGEIVQLFHTKHAIGIKAKNGTEILIHVGLETVKMEGEGFEAHVSEGQAVKAGDKLISFDLELIREKAKSTITPIVITNTDAAESIKTTVGVTATKGSTEVMKVTMK from the coding sequence ATGTTTAAAAAATTATTCGGTTTTGGTTCAAAAACAAATGAAGAAACAATCGTAGCTCCATTAACTGGAGCAGTGAAAAATATTGAAGAAGTACCAGATCCAGTATTCGCTGGTCGTATGATGGGTGACGGTGTTGCGATCGATCCTACTGAAGGTGTAGTTGTATCTCCAGTTGATGGTGAAATCGTACAATTATTCCACACGAAACATGCTATTGGAATTAAAGCGAAAAACGGTACAGAAATTTTAATCCACGTTGGATTAGAAACTGTAAAAATGGAAGGTGAAGGTTTCGAAGCTCACGTTTCTGAAGGACAAGCTGTAAAAGCTGGAGATAAATTAATCTCATTTGACTTAGAATTAATTCGTGAAAAAGCGAAAAGCACAATTACTCCAATCGTTATTACAAACACAGATGCAGCTGAGTCTATTAAGACAACTGTAGGTGTAACAGCTACAAAAGGTTCAACAGAAGTAATGAAAGTTACAATGAAATAA
- the atpB gene encoding F0F1 ATP synthase subunit A, translating into MEHGKLVEFLGLTFDLSSVMMVTVAAVIVFLIAVIGTRSLALRPTGMQNFMEWVFDFVKGIINSTMDWKTGGRFLTLGVTLIMFIIVSNFLGLPFMYSTVEAGEHIAWWRSPTSDPAVALTLAVMVVTLTHYYGIKMKGTKEYVKGYFQPMKFLFPLKVIEEFANTLTLGLRLFGNIYAGEILLGLLAKLGGASFLGALGALVPMLAWMGFSVFVGSIQSFIFVMLTMVYMAHKVSHDH; encoded by the coding sequence GTGGAACACGGTAAATTAGTTGAATTTCTAGGTTTAACGTTCGATTTGTCATCAGTTATGATGGTTACTGTAGCAGCAGTTATTGTTTTCTTAATCGCTGTTATCGGAACTCGCAGCTTAGCGCTTCGCCCAACCGGGATGCAAAATTTCATGGAATGGGTGTTTGACTTCGTGAAAGGGATTATCAATAGTACGATGGATTGGAAAACAGGTGGACGTTTCTTAACGCTTGGCGTTACGCTTATCATGTTTATCATCGTATCGAACTTCCTTGGTTTACCATTCATGTATTCAACAGTTGAGGCTGGCGAACATATTGCATGGTGGAGATCACCAACGTCTGATCCAGCAGTTGCATTAACATTAGCCGTGATGGTAGTTACCCTCACCCATTATTATGGAATTAAGATGAAGGGTACGAAAGAATATGTTAAAGGTTATTTCCAACCTATGAAATTCTTATTCCCATTAAAGGTTATTGAGGAGTTTGCTAACACATTAACGTTAGGTCTTCGTTTATTTGGTAACATTTACGCAGGTGAAATCTTATTAGGATTACTTGCTAAGTTAGGCGGGGCATCATTCTTAGGAGCATTAGGTGCACTTGTACCGATGTTAGCATGGATGGGATTCAGCGTATTCGTTGGTTCAATCCAGTCATTTATTTTCGTAATGTTAACGATGGTTTATATGGCTCATAAAGTAAGCCATGACCATTAA
- a CDS encoding low molecular weight protein arginine phosphatase, with protein sequence MKRVLFVCTGNTCRSPMAEALLRHYGEGKFEVQSAGVFAYPGSDVSIHAKEALAEKGIVIDHAAQQVNDTLVDWADIVVTMTENHKQIVLGYYPSVEKKLDTLYGLTEGVSKDISDPFGGSLSIYKETLEEMEKLVQTLLKKHSEG encoded by the coding sequence ATGAAACGGGTGTTATTTGTTTGCACAGGAAATACATGCCGTAGTCCGATGGCTGAGGCTTTGCTTCGTCATTATGGAGAAGGTAAATTTGAAGTGCAATCTGCTGGTGTCTTCGCCTATCCTGGAAGCGATGTGTCGATACATGCAAAGGAAGCTTTAGCTGAAAAAGGAATTGTAATCGATCATGCCGCGCAGCAGGTAAACGATACTTTGGTTGATTGGGCGGACATTGTAGTAACAATGACGGAAAACCATAAGCAAATTGTACTTGGGTATTATCCGAGCGTGGAAAAGAAATTGGATACATTATATGGATTAACTGAGGGTGTAAGTAAGGATATTTCAGATCCATTTGGCGGATCGCTTTCTATTTATAAAGAAACGTTAGAAGAGATGGAAAAACTTGTACAAACTTTACTGAAAAAACATTCAGAAGGTTGA
- a CDS encoding DUF4024 domain-containing protein, which produces MVGLSVTKMHLFRDENVNFLFCIEFMQKNELLLTHRE; this is translated from the coding sequence ATGGTAGGGCTTTCAGTGACAAAAATGCATCTATTCCGTGACGAAAATGTAAACTTTTTATTTTGTATAGAATTTATGCAGAAAAATGAGTTATTATTAACACATCGTGAATGA